CCAATTCCCAAATACCGGTGGCAGGGTCTTTATAGGCACCGTCCCCATAGATAAACACTTCCGTATCCACGGCCGTTTTCTCTTTGAGAGCGGCTTGCAAGCGTTCCACAAAGGTGCGGCAGTCGCGCGGGAAAAGTTTTACGCGGTCTTCGTTGGAATAGTTGGCACCCAACAAGCCGAAATCCGGGTTATAGCCGGCTCCTTCGCGGCGCGGTTTGGCACAGATATCGGCTAAAGTGTGAACCGTAAAACCGGCTTCTTGAAATTTTTGCGCATATACATGGCGGTTATGCACCGTACATACCAGCACTTGCCCGCCTTGCGCCTTGCGTTCGCGGATAAAATTATCAATGCCCCACACAAATGAAACGGAAATCTTGTCCGGGTCGATATCCTTATATAATTTGGCATAATTGGCGCCCGTAATCGGGTGCACAAATTGGAAGTACTCGCTGTCTTCGCCAAAGATGCCTTCCTTATAGGCGTAGGCATCTTGGCAGGACGGATTTCCCACTTCGTCCGAAGGCAAGGTAAATACAATGTTTACTTTTCCCTGAATCCCGCGCACGATACCTTTAAGCATGGGCCAAAAACGGTTACGGCTGAAAATAGGAGAGAAAATAGTTACATCGCCTTGCGGGAAAAGTTCTTTTGTATCGGCGGCGATATCGTCCAGTGTTACAAAATTCCCTTGGCTGCGGGCCACCAAAGATTCGGTTACCCCCACTACCCCGCGCGGCTTAAAAACAAAACCTTCTTCCTGAGAGGCTTGCCATAAAGTTTCGGCAATCACGGGTACTAAATCGGTTCCTTCTTTAATAAGCGGCATACGAATACCGCGGGAAACAACACCACTATAACGCATAAAAACTCCTGAATATAAGTTAACAACCGTTCAAATTTTTACTTCTGTTGGCTTACCACTACAAAGCAAGCGAAAAAAAGCGCACCGTACATACCCACCGTACAAGCGGCACGAACCAGACCGTTTACTCCCGGCCCCCAAAGGTAGATAACACTACCCAACAAAAGAAAGGTAATAAATCCTGTAATATTCCATTTCAGTTTCATATTTCTTCCTATTTAATAACGGTACCCGTTTGACCTGTTTGATAATGCACGATACGAATTTCCACCCCTTTTTCTTTGGCTAAGCGCACAGCATCGGGGTGGAGCACATTGGCACCGTTCAAGGCCAACTTATACATTTCGTCAAAATCTAAAACTTCGTATTTTTGGGCCTTTGTGTCTTTGTTGGGGTCTGCGGAATAAACGCCGTCCACATCTTTTACCATTTCTACATGGTCAGCCCCTAATTGAGCGGCCAAAAACACGGCCGACACATCGGATCCGCCGCGCTTAAGCGTGGTGATTTCTTTGTTTTCGCCAATCCCTTGGAAACCGGCCACTATCGGCACATGGCCTTCTTGCACTTCTTTTACCAAACGGTCTCCTTTAAGGGACAGAATATCGGCCCCCGTATGCGTGCAGGTAGTAATAAGGCCGATTTGGGAACCCGTTAAAGATACGGACGGTACCCCTTGGGCACGCAGAGCAATGGAAAGAAGGGCCACGCTGACACGCTCCCCGGTGGTAACCAGCATATCCAATTCCCGTTTATCCGGATTGGGAGCAATGCTGTAGGCATGGTCTAAAAGAACATCGGTTAAATTCCCGTTAGCGGAAGCCACCACCACCGGAATATAATTATCCTCGTAGCGGGACTTAATCAATTCCGCCGCCATTAAAAGTTTTTGTTTGTTGGCCAGCGTATTGCCGCCAAATTTCATGATGCAAATTTGTCTCATATTTTGTCCTATAACCACGGAGCTACCGCGTGGCCGGAAAGCATCTCTTCGTAAGAAGTCCGCTTCCGCACGACGGCAAACTCGCCGCCGCGAACCATCACTTCGGGCACTAACGGGCGGAAATTATAAATGGAAGACATCGCCGCGCCATAAGCCCCAGCACACATTATAGCAAGTAGTTCGCCCGCTTGGGTAGGCTCAATAATACGCGCATGGGCAAAAACATCTCCCGATTCGCAAATCGGGCCGACGATATCGGCAATGATGGGGGCTGTGCCGTGTTTGGTAACGGGCAAAATAGTGTGCCACGCATCATATAAGGCCGGACGAATCAAATCGTTCATACCCGCATCCACAATAATAAAATTCTTTTCCCCGTTGGTTTTGTTATACACCACTTCCGTAACCAAAATACCGGCGTTTCCCACAATAGAGCGCCCCGGCTCCACAATAATATGTTTATTCAGGTGCCCGAGCGTTTCTTTGACCACTTGCGCATAGGCCGCACAGGTGGGCGGGAGTTCCACATTATAGTTAATTCCCATACCGCCGCCTAAGTCGATATTGCTAATTTCAATACCTTCCTTTTCCAGTTCTTGTACCATAGAAGCAATTTTGGTAAATGCCAGACGGAAAGGTTCCACATCTAAAAGTTGTGAGCCGATATGCACCGCAATCCCCGCGATACGCACTCCTTCCATTTGTGCGGCACGGCGGTAAAGCGACAGGGCCTCTTCCCAAGCCACCCCGAATTTATTTTCTTTTTTACCCGTTGTAATTTTTACATGGGTCAACGCATCTACATCGGGGTTTACCCGCAGGGCCACATTGGCTTTTTTGCCTTGTTCTACAGCCAAGCGGTTGATGAGTTCCAGTTCGGCTTCGGATTCGGCATTGATTTGCAAAATATTCATTTTAATTGCTTCCGCCAATTCTTCCCGCGTTTTCCCCACACCGGAAAAAACAATTTTGTCCGCCGGAATACCCGCCTTCAACGCCACATACATTTCCCCGGCCGACACCACATCGGCCCCTCCCCCCAGGCGGGCCAAGGCAGCCACCACGCTTAGATTGGGGTTGGCCTTTACAGAGTAACAAATGGTGGCGTTTTCGTCGGCCAGTGCGCGGCGGTAAGCGTCAAAATTGCGGGTCAATTTTTCCGTAGAGTAACAATAAAAGGGCGTACCGACTTGTTCAGCTATTTTTTTGATGGAAACTTCCTCCGCGCGAAGTTCTCCGTTTTGGTAATGAAAGCACATAGTATTTTCTCCTTTTGCAATAAAAAAACCTCCGCTTACAATTAAGCGGAGGTCATGCAAATTTATAAATTTTAGGTGGCTTTAATTATCCGCAAAATTGTAAGCAAAAGCGCAAGAGTGTTTTTTGCTCTTGTTTTGTTTGCTTACGCGTTTAACGAATAATTGTGTTGCCATACGCTTAGTATAACATAAATAAAAATCTTTGCGCAACAATCTTATAACCTTTTTTCCTGCAGGGAAATGACACTTTGGGCAAGCATACTAACTAAAAGGGGGAAACAAATATGAACAAAAAAATTGTACTGCTACGCCACGGGCAAAGCACTTGGAATTTAGAAAACCGTTTTACGGGTTGGACAGATGTTGATTTAACAGCGCAGGGCACGCAGGAAGCCAGGCAGGCGGGAAAGATTCTTAAAGACGAGGGCTTCCTTTTTAATATAACTTACACATCTTATTTGAAACGGGCGATAAAAACTCTTAATTCGGTATTGGAACAGATGAACTTAGATTGGTTACCCGTTCACAAATCGTGGCGCCTTAATGAAAAGCATTACGGGGCTTTACAGGGACTCAACAAACAGGAGACCGCCCAAAAATATGGGGAAGAACAAGTAAGGAAGTGGCGCAGAAGTTATACAATCCGGCCGCCGGCTTTACAACCGGACGACCCGCGGGCCCCTACGCGTGACCCGAGATATTGGGCAGTTTCCCCCGCGCTTCTTCCGTTGACAGAATCGCTGCAGGACACCGTCGCACGCATTGTTCCTTACTGGCAAGCGGAAATTTTCCCGAAACTGCAATCGGCAGACCAATTGTTAATCGTGGCGCACGGTAACAGCCTGCGCGGTATTATCAAGCACCTTAAACAAATGACGGACGAAGAAATTATCCGTTTTAACTTGCCCACCGCCGTGCCGTATGTGTTGGAATTTGATGAGCAAGGAAAACTGCAAAAAGATTATTTTTTGGGAAACACGGCAGAAATTGAACAAAAAATAAAAATGGTGGAAAATCAGGGCAAAGCAAGCAATTAAAAATAAAAAACCGCGCTTGGGGATTATCCGTTGCGCGGTTTTGTGAATTTTCAAAATTCAGTTCCAATTGGGGCGAAGTTTTTTGATGGCTTTTTTAACCTCGGTTTTTAGTTTCGGATCCACCAAATCTACAAACATTTTACCGTCTAAATGGTCAACTTCGTGCTGGAAGGCTTTAGCCAAAAGACCCCGCGCTCGCTTGACCTGTTCTTTTCCGTGTTCATCCGTATATTTAATGGTTACATCCGTGGCGCGTTTTACTTCGGCCCATAAACCGGGCAAAGAAAGGCAACCTTCTTCTTCCAGTTTTTCCCCTCTTTTTTCAATGATTTCGGGATTGATAATCACATAGCGTTTCAAAGGGGCATCTTCTTCGTCCGATTCCGGAATTAAAATAAGTGCCAGGCGGTAATCCAAACCGATTTGGTTAGCCGCCAAACCTACCCCGCGCACCGCCAAACAGGTTTCCTCCATGTCCTTTAATAACTGCGGAAGAATAGGTTCCAATGTCTTAAAATCCACGGGTTTTAATTTTTGGCGGAGAATATCCTCTCCGTATTTCGTAATGCGTAAGATAGCCATAAATCTATTTTATCATATTGTGCCGTTGCTTTTATGAACGGTCGTTTAATAAAGCGGCCACAGCGCTCGCGTCCTTTTGTGCGCAAAGTTTTTCCACAAACGGGTGGGTAAACTTTTCCGCCAGTGATGCCAAAAGTTGCAAATGTTTGGAGAAAAAAGGCGTTTGCGCAGGGGACAAAAGCAAAAACATCACCCGTACCGAAGCCCCCGTCGGGGTAATAAGCGGTGCGGGCAGCACCGCAAAGGCTGCGGCAAAATCTTCCAGTTCTTCTACGCGAGCATGCGGAATACCGAGCCCCGTTTCCAAAGTAGTACCGATGCCTTGCTCGCGCTTTAATACTTGCTCGGCCACTTCCTGCGCGTTCAGTTGGGGCAAATGTTTGCAGGCCAACTGCGCTAAGCGCATTATCAGTTCCGCTTGGGAAGGTACTTCTTTGGGAAGCCACACTTGTTCGGCCGATACCAACCCGCAAAATCCTTGTTTACATGGTGTCTGTTCTAACATAAGCAATAAATGGTATGCTACAAAAAAACAATGTATATTGGCAAGGCAGAAAAAACGGTTTTATTCCCCCTTCAAAAAAGATAGAATACTAATAAGATGACAGAACAAGACCTGCAACTTTTGTTTCAAAAACTTTCGGACGGACGCACCCCCGACAAGCAAGATTTTAATGCTTCCAAGATGTTTTCTCTATTGGAAGACCCTTTTAGCATTTGGTGTTCCTTCCATGCCCCGCGCGAGGAAGCCGTCCACGAAACAAACCGCTACGAAAACCTAAAGATACGCACAGACCGCAACACCCGGGACGAGTGGATAAAAAAAGAATTTCCGGGGGTGATATTCGTGGCGGGAGAAAATGAAAGTGAACGGTTC
The window above is part of the Elusimicrobium sp. genome. Proteins encoded here:
- a CDS encoding F420-0--gamma-glutamyl ligase gives rise to the protein MRYSGVVSRGIRMPLIKEGTDLVPVIAETLWQASQEEGFVFKPRGVVGVTESLVARSQGNFVTLDDIAADTKELFPQGDVTIFSPIFSRNRFWPMLKGIVRGIQGKVNIVFTLPSDEVGNPSCQDAYAYKEGIFGEDSEYFQFVHPITGANYAKLYKDIDPDKISVSFVWGIDNFIRERKAQGGQVLVCTVHNRHVYAQKFQEAGFTVHTLADICAKPRREGAGYNPDFGLLGANYSNEDRVKLFPRDCRTFVERLQAALKEKTAVDTEVFIYGDGAYKDPATGIWELADPLVSPAATEGLGGMPHETKLKSLIDSGADVRKAVESNTGGQALGTTPRRLTDLLGSLCDLTSGSGDKGTPVIYITGYFDNYYTE
- a CDS encoding aspartate kinase; translated protein: MRQICIMKFGGNTLANKQKLLMAAELIKSRYEDNYIPVVVASANGNLTDVLLDHAYSIAPNPDKRELDMLVTTGERVSVALLSIALRAQGVPSVSLTGSQIGLITTCTHTGADILSLKGDRLVKEVQEGHVPIVAGFQGIGENKEITTLKRGGSDVSAVFLAAQLGADHVEMVKDVDGVYSADPNKDTKAQKYEVLDFDEMYKLALNGANVLHPDAVRLAKEKGVEIRIVHYQTGQTGTVIK
- the lysA gene encoding diaminopimelate decarboxylase, producing MCFHYQNGELRAEEVSIKKIAEQVGTPFYCYSTEKLTRNFDAYRRALADENATICYSVKANPNLSVVAALARLGGGADVVSAGEMYVALKAGIPADKIVFSGVGKTREELAEAIKMNILQINAESEAELELINRLAVEQGKKANVALRVNPDVDALTHVKITTGKKENKFGVAWEEALSLYRRAAQMEGVRIAGIAVHIGSQLLDVEPFRLAFTKIASMVQELEKEGIEISNIDLGGGMGINYNVELPPTCAAYAQVVKETLGHLNKHIIVEPGRSIVGNAGILVTEVVYNKTNGEKNFIIVDAGMNDLIRPALYDAWHTILPVTKHGTAPIIADIVGPICESGDVFAHARIIEPTQAGELLAIMCAGAYGAAMSSIYNFRPLVPEVMVRGGEFAVVRKRTSYEEMLSGHAVAPWL
- the gpmA gene encoding 2,3-diphosphoglycerate-dependent phosphoglycerate mutase; this translates as MNKKIVLLRHGQSTWNLENRFTGWTDVDLTAQGTQEARQAGKILKDEGFLFNITYTSYLKRAIKTLNSVLEQMNLDWLPVHKSWRLNEKHYGALQGLNKQETAQKYGEEQVRKWRRSYTIRPPALQPDDPRAPTRDPRYWAVSPALLPLTESLQDTVARIVPYWQAEIFPKLQSADQLLIVAHGNSLRGIIKHLKQMTDEEIIRFNLPTAVPYVLEFDEQGKLQKDYFLGNTAEIEQKIKMVENQGKASN
- the def gene encoding peptide deformylase translates to MAILRITKYGEDILRQKLKPVDFKTLEPILPQLLKDMEETCLAVRGVGLAANQIGLDYRLALILIPESDEEDAPLKRYVIINPEIIEKRGEKLEEEGCLSLPGLWAEVKRATDVTIKYTDEHGKEQVKRARGLLAKAFQHEVDHLDGKMFVDLVDPKLKTEVKKAIKKLRPNWN
- a CDS encoding PTS sugar transporter subunit IIA; this translates as MLEQTPCKQGFCGLVSAEQVWLPKEVPSQAELIMRLAQLACKHLPQLNAQEVAEQVLKREQGIGTTLETGLGIPHARVEELEDFAAAFAVLPAPLITPTGASVRVMFLLLSPAQTPFFSKHLQLLASLAEKFTHPFVEKLCAQKDASAVAALLNDRS